DNA from Meleagris gallopavo isolate NT-WF06-2002-E0010 breed Aviagen turkey brand Nicholas breeding stock chromosome 12, Turkey_5.1, whole genome shotgun sequence:
ttcaaatttcaaattaaattcttAGAAAACTTACTGCTGGGAAATCTCAAGAACAGGGATATTTGTTTGGAGTCAGTTTGGGCCAGAAAACAATTCTCAAAAGAGAAGGGAGTTGAAGAGAAGGTGCATGGATGAGATTTGAGGTTGGTTTAGGGGCACTTCTGCTTTCAGTGCTTTCCGTTCCCTCCTCAAAAATGTAAATTAACATATCAAATTCAGGGTGACATTTCTGATAAAGATCAGTTTAAATATAATACTGGAGGTCCTTCAACTGAACAATACAGAGTGAAAACATCATTTTTACCTGCAAAAACTGCCAGTGCAAGCTGCTGCTGAATCCAGATCAGACACTATTTGGCATGAAATCACCAGTGCATTTAATTCTTTCATTCACAGAAAACTTAATCTTATATGGAGTATGGCAATGTGGTGGATCACATTGTTGCAATGGTATAATAATGAGAAGGCATTAGATCAACAGGAATTGCGCTCCATGACAGGCTCTTGCTGAATGCAGAAGGCACATATTTCAAGTACAGTTAACACACAATATTAAAATGCTGTAAGgtaaactatttattttcttccactaaAGCTCTATCTTTCCACATTTTCTATATGTGGAAAGAACAGAGGAACGTAATAAGAGAATAAAAGCTGTCCCGACATTTTCTATGCTTTCTCTATCAGATAATCTCTACCTTTTGCCCTCTGAAAGCCACTCctttttcattatgaaattaATGCATTAATTAATGAGACAGCTACCTCAGTAGGAGTCAGCAAAATGCACTGAACTATTCCTTCCTCAACTAGATCAACACCTCCTAAGAAGCTGGAGAACTTCTAGTAGCCATAGCCAGCCTGTCACAGCTTGTTATATACTGGAACAGGGACCACAGTCAAAGAGCAATCAGCTCCTTTCCATTAGAATTCCTGCTATGGGACAAATCTTGCACTGCTCACTCCTGTGTTATGCTTACACCCTAGAGAACAGCACAGGTCAGTGTCTCTCCAGCTGTTGTGCCAAGCAAGCAAGAAATTGCTCTGGCCTAGAAGTAACATAAGAAATGACAGCACagggggagaaaaacaaatcctcCCACTGCAATTCCAAGCAGAGACCAGAATCGCTGCTATACTGGGTAGGGATTTCTGGCAGAAAAGAGCACAAGTCTGCCATTTTTGTAGGGTAAACCAGGCAATGACAGATTCGCATGTCTGAGACAAGATCTTGAATCTTCCCTTTTTACTTCCCATATTTTGCCACTTCAAGGTCTGCTGAGTAACGGACATCCAGTCAACTGAAGAGACAGCCTCACACCAGTTTGCTGAGCAGTGTACTGCTGCTGCCTTATATTCTTCTGTCAAATTATATTCAAAACGAAGACAGACAGCAGATAACTTCATAATGGCTTCAGTTACCTTGAGCCTGGCTCATGGAACAGGCACACGCCTGGAGTTGGGCTTTAGGATAGACTCCGACATGCAGTAACCTTGTAAGACAGCTACGTTTCAGTAGCTCATAAAAGTGCAACCAGCACCTGCCACCATACAGCAAAATCCCAATATAGCGTTTAATAAATCAGAAACCTACCCCGATCCTGTCAGTCCAAAACTAGCCCTGCTCGACGGATGCCATTTTAACTCCACAGCCACCGCGAAAAGCTGGAAGGgctctctcctttttccccatCGAACAtgtgggggggtgggggtgcTGGAGGAGGAGACAGGTGCACCCGCGGGAGGGAGGGACTGCCTCGAGGGGCTGAAACTACAGANNNNNNNNNNNNNNNNNNNNNNNNNNNNNNNNNNNNNNNNNNNNNNNNNNNNNNNNNNNNNNNNNNNNNNNNNNNNNNNNNNNNNNNNNNNNNNNNNNNNGGCCGGCCGGCCGCCGTCCTTCGCCCGGGCGAGTTCCCGGGACGTGAGGAGCGGGGCTGAACGCGGGGCGGAAGGACGTGCCCCGCGCTGCCGAGGTGAGTCGGGCGGTGCTGCTCCCTCATCCCGTGTGAGGTTGCTCCGCCTCGGCAGCGGcgctccctgccctgctctgcccttttCCTGGGGCTCGGAACTATCCGAACGAGTCGAGCAAACACCGGGTCATGCAGTGCCCCAAGACACTTCACGTGGCCCAAAAGCACGGCAGCCTGACATTCCACGCACACCAGTAAGTACAGCGTTCTCTCAAGCCAGCTTCTCCACCCCGGGGTGACTGCACCCAACACCCGTCCCAACGAGCTCCCAAACGCTGCTCTCCAGCAAAGGGAAACAGCGCTGGGATTGGTCGGGGGGATCGTGCTTTTCAGGCAGGGAATCTGGTAGCACTGCTCTCGCCTTCATCCCCGGCGATTCCCAAATAGTCTGCATACTTTTCCTTATAAGGAATATCTCCCCTGGATCTGTATGCGGTTCCTTTGAACGAGCCCAATAAGGGCCCTGCTAGGAAGTGCCTCTCCTCCGTGCGGCCTCGCTCAGAAGACAGACATCTGATCCACATTACACACAGAACCTCTCTCTCATCCCTATGTGCGCTTATTATTGAGGTCTCTCTCAAAACTACACAACTTAATTGCTTCGCTTTATAGTTTGctcttttaaaaagtaaagcaagATAAAAGCACGTTGTCTTTGATGCCAAGTTGGCTTTAGTAACATTTCCCTTTCTAAAAGTATCCTTCCTCCACTTTGCTCTGTGACAACTCCTTAGCTTTGAGGCCGATTCTGAAAGCTGTGCTATAGGAAAAGGACGGTCGTGGCTTTGGAAGCGCTGCGATTTCACCACGTCCTGTAATTCAGACCCGAGATGTATTTGGAGAGAACTGGGTTGGACTGTAGGAGCCACGCTGCCCTGGGCCTTATCTGCAGGAACAGGAAATTTGCATTGCTCCATGCGTGAGTTACATTAATTAGATGTGTGTCAGGGGGCGGACAGGTGGGTGGGCTGAGGCCTGGGAGGGACACAGGCTCTTGCACTATTACCATATAAAGTGCTGAGCTATATATATCCCCCAGCCTGCTCCCAAGATCCCTGTCCTCTGAACTGCAAACCCAGCAAGTATCATCTTCCAATTTTCTCTCACACAAGACTGAACTTTTCTTTGAGGTGTGAAATCATCTTCAATTTTTCCAAGAATAAAAACTAGAAGCAGAGACTTTATCTGTGGGATGAGTGACTGAGCCCAACTAGCACCAGCACTAATGCATGTATGCCTACAACTCTCCTGCAGAAACAACCAGCAGCCCTTATTCTGCATCTGTGGGATGTACAGGATGTCCCAGCTGTCCCTCTCCCAGGCCTGTTAGCTCTCTGATTCTGTCTCATCGACTATCACAGCAATACtgttccaacccaagctattttTCCCCATCATCTCAACTGACAATCCACAGCAAATGGAACAACAGCAAGTACACACAAAAAGCATGTGTTGAGTGAGCAGAAACCCAATCAATGCCTCGGACAATGTGCAAATCTCATGCAAGGAGGCAGTGCTGTGtctcccacctccctgcccAGGAGGTGCCAGGAGcctgagcccagcacagccGCAGAGCACTGCCTGGTGGGAGTCCTGGCTGTCCTGTGCAGTGGAGGTGCCTGTTCCTTGTATGAAGGGGGTGGTGGAAGGGACAGGGGTAACTTACATCTGTGGCCTTTTTGTCAGCCAGTTCCAACTTTTCCTGTGCATCTTTAAGGGACTCGGAGTATTTGTCCAGCTCATCCTCAGTGCCCTTCAGCTTCTTTTGCAGAGCCACCAGCTCGTCCTCCAGCTGTGACACGGGCGGAAGGTGGTGGAGAGGGGAGGGCAGGCAGGAAAAGGTGCAGCAGGCAATGTGATCGTGCAAAGGGAGAAGTGCGAGtgcagaagagacagaaaagaacGGAcggacagagagacagagagagagaaagaaggagagacAGTTAGATTCTCTGTGCTTACAGTAAGGGCACGATACCTTGGCAGCATTCTCCTCTGCGGAGAGGAGGCTGTCCTCAGACTtgtgcagctcttccagcacttGGTCCCTCGAATCCTCCGTCACACGCAATTGCTTTTCCAATTGCACAATGTCATCCTCTAACTAGGTGCACAAGAGGAAATACAATGCACAGATACATTTCTCCCTGGGCACTGAAAAGGGGGAAGGTCATCTTTaaatctctctcctttcctctggCCTTCTCTGGGATCTCCAAGAAACTCACAACCATCATGCCTCCGACCCCCAAACTAACAAAACTCCATGTGTGCTGTTGGGGCGGCTTGGAGCAGACCAGGAAAATGGGACACATATCTGGAAAGAGGGGGAGCAGCTAGAACTGGACAAGTCTGCTGGATagtgctggggaaggggggCACAAACTCAGCTTTAAGTCCTTTGCCAAATCACAGCATGTCTGTCCAGAGCTAACAGCTGCTCGAAGCAGTGTCCCTCAGCCATGCCCCTGTGACAAAGGCACGGAGGCCACGCTGCTGTGCCAGGACCCCTCCCCAGCAGGATGGAGCAGGGACACGTCTCCTGCCCGGCCCCGGGAGCCTCCAGCCACACGGCGTCAGAACGAAACTGTTTAGGGGAGTTTCAGTAGTTCAATCGGTCCTTCGGGCAATGGAAGGGGAGGTGGGGAAGGATACAATAAGGTACGTTAAAAAAAGGTTAGAGAAAGAGATCGCCTGGAAAGGCATGTGCCCCGGCACCAGTAACACCCGGTCTCTCGGTGCAGACCTGCTTGCTCCTCTCCTCCGCTGCCTTCTTGTCCGCTTCGGCTTGCTCGGCTCTGTCCAAGGCATTCTCCTTGTCCAGTTTCAGCAtctgcatctttttcttgaTGGCATCCATGGCGGCGGTGGGTTAGGGCGCGTCCCGCGCGAAGTANNNNNNNNNNNNNNNNNNNNNNNNNNNNNNNNNNNNNNNNNNNNNNNNNNNNNNNNNNNNNNNNNNNNNNNNNNNNNNNNNNNNNNNNNNNNNNNNNNNNTTTTTAATACTGCTCGTTAAGTCCTCTGAGTGTTTACTGAAGTAGAAAGAAGTTATTACTGCCCAGTCACATTAAGAGCAAACTGCTCCTCTAGTTTAGCTGTGCATACAGATAAACAAAAGCCTCATCAGAAGGAACAGTCTATTTTTCCAAGACAAAATTAGAATTTAATCCGTCAATATACCATGTAATCAATGGCCTGAAAAGTCAGTTTCTATGTTTCTTGCTCATTTCTACATTTACTGATTCATTCTCGAGGAACTTTTGGAAgaagcagttttaaaataagttaaCAACATAGTCACACTACTTTAATCCTCATTCAATGCCAGCTTTAGTTCATTAGTTAGGCGACTGTTTTGCTCAAGTTGCTGGTAGAGTTGGTCTGTACAGGCAGCAAGCAggttagaaggaaaaaa
Protein-coding regions in this window:
- the LOC104912788 gene encoding tropomyosin alpha-1 chain isoform X2, whose translation is MDAIKKKMQMLKLDKENALDRAEQAEADKKAAEERSKQLEDDIVQLEKQLRVTEDSRDQVLEELHKSEDSLLSAEENAAKIRPRAAWLLQSNPVLSKYISGLNYRTW
- the LOC104912788 gene encoding tropomyosin alpha-1 chain isoform X1, with protein sequence MDAIKKKMQMLKLDKENALDRAEQAEADKKAAEERSKQLEDELVALQKKLKGTEDELDKYSESLKDAQEKLELADKKATDVSYPCPFHHPLHTRNRHLHCTGQPGLPPGSALRLCWAQAPGTSWAGRWETQHCLLA
- the LOC104912788 gene encoding tropomyosin alpha-1 chain isoform X3, coding for MDAIKKKMQMLKLDKENALDRAEQAEADKKAAEERSKQLEDDIVQLEKQLRVTEDSRDQVLEELHKSEDSLLSAEENAAKAVSEVPGLLTT